A window of the Lactuca sativa cultivar Salinas chromosome 5, Lsat_Salinas_v11, whole genome shotgun sequence genome harbors these coding sequences:
- the LOC111910235 gene encoding caffeoylshikimate esterase, which produces MPPPNTPPQATPPPFFWGDTPEEEYYKSQGVRNSKSHFETPNGKIFTQSWLPLDEDQPVKGVVFMTHGYGGDISWCFQEICIAYAKWGYAVFGADLIGHGGSDGLPGYIGDFDKAAATSLSFFVSVRRSEQYRNLPAFLFGQSMGGLITMIMYFQSEPDMWSGLILASPLLIIPEVTSPSKFHLTMYGLLFGLADTWAAMPMRPRANGVRDPEKMKLIGMNPKRYAGKPRVGTMREVARCTKYVVDNFEKVTVPFFVGHGTADGMASHTGAELLYEKAATPKEDKELKLYEGLYHSLIQGEPDESAAIVLGDMKAWIDEKAQKFGPTCFKRNWDEFGKKQRKEADAMAIMPNKNQRFIKYQYALSNVAVHPMTPGYALPSVAIRPMTPRYALPNVAVRPMIPRVRLALATTKAIMKMKLINW; this is translated from the exons ATGCCACCGCCGAACACTCCACCACAAGCTACGCCGCCACCGTTCTTCTGGGGTGATACACCGGAGGAAGAGTACTACAAATCCCAAGGCGTCCGGAACTCCAAATCCCACTTCGAAACCCCCAACGGTAAAATCTTTACTCAGTCATGGCTTCCATTAGACGAAGACCAACCAGTTAAAGGCGTCGTCTTTATGACCCACGGATACGGAGGCGACATCAGCTGGTGTTTTCAGGAGATCTGCATCGCGTACGCCAAGTGGGGATACGCGGTCTTCGGCGCCGACCTCATTGGTCACGGCGGATCCGACGGACTCCCTGGATACATTGGAGACTTCGATAAAGCGGCCGCAACTTCACTATCATTCTTCGTTAGTGTTCGCCGGAGCGAACAGTACCGTAATCTCCCTGCGTTCCTTTTCGGGCAATCGATGGGTGGACTAATCACCATGATTATGTACTTCCAATCAGAACCCGACATGTGGTCCGGTTTGATCTTGGCGTCCCCCCTTTTGATCATACCCGAAGTCACGAGTCCCTCCAAG TTCCATTTGACAATGTACGGACTACTGTTCGGACTGGCGGATACGTGGGCTGCGATGCCGATGCGTCCGAGGGCAAATGGGGTCAGGGATCCGGAGAAGATGAAGTTAATAGGTATGAATCCAAAACGATACGCCGGAAAACCAAGGGTGGGGACGATGAGAGAGGTAGCGAGGTGTACAAAGTACGTAGTGGACAATTTTGAGAAGGTGACTGTGCCATTTTTTGTTGGACACGGGACAGCCGACGGGATGGCAAGCCATACCGGTGCAGAGCTGCTGTATGAGAAGGCTGCAACTCCGAAAGAAGATAAAGAGTTGAAGCTTTATGAAGGGCTGTATCATTCGTTGATTCAAGGGGAACCAGATGAATCTGCTGCTATTGTGTTGGGAGATATGAAAGCTTGGATTGATGAAAAGGCTCAGAAGTTTGGCCCTACAT gTTTCAAGAGAAATTGGGACGAATTTGGCAAAAAACAAAGAAAAGAGGCAGATGCAATGGCTATAATGCCAAATAAAAACCAAAGGTTTATAAAGTACCAATATGCCCTTTCCAATGTAGCCGTGCATCCTATGACACCAGGGTACGCCCTTCCCAGTGTAGCCATACGTCCTATGACACCGAGGTATGCCCTTCCCAATGTAGCCGTGCGTCCTATGATACCACGGGTAAGGTTAGCACTTGCAACTACTAAAGCCATCATGAAGATGAAACTTATCAATTGGTGA